The nucleotide sequence CGGCGGCTGACTATGACGTTTACCTGTTGGCCGGACAGTCCAACATGGACGGCCGGGGGCTGGTGAGCGAATTGCCCGCCGAAGATCAGCAGACCCCCATCGATCGCGTCATCATCTTCTATCGAAACGTTTCCGGATCCAGTGACGGTTGGCAGCCCTTGGTGCCCGGGTTCAGCATTCCGCCGAAGTACAAGGGCGAACTTCCGTCGCCAACGTTCGGGCCAGAGATTGGATTTGCCCGCATCATGACGCAGGATCACCCCGATCGTCAGATTGCACTGATCAAAGGATCCAAGGGCGGTACCAGTCTGCGTGCGGATTGGAAGCCGGGAATCGCATCCAACGTGGAAAGCCAGGGACCTCGCTATCGCGACTTCATCGAAACCATCCTGGTCGCGACGCAACAGTTGATCGACCGTGGTGACCAGTTCCATTTTCGCGGAATGCTATGGCACCAGGGCGAGTCGGACGCAAAGTCGAAAACGGAGACCTACCGACAACAACTGACGCACTTGATCCAACGCGTACGTGAAGACGTGGGCGTCGCCGATTTGCCGGTGGTCGTCGGCGAAGTTTTCGACAATGGCCAGCGAGACAATGTGCGTGCGGCAACGCAAGCCGTTGCCGCCAATCACCCTGGTGTGGCCCTGGTTTCATCCGAAGGCACCACCACGTCCGATCCCGGCACGCACTTTGATACCGGGAGCCAATTGCTGTTGGGAAAACGCTATGCCGAAGCGATGAAGACGCTGTTGGCTGACCAGCACTGAGCCGACAAAAACGTTCGACGCAGCAGCACCCACGGCAGGATTCGAACCTGCGACCTTAGCTTTAGGAAAGCTCTGCTCTATCCCCTGAGCTACGCGGGCGTCGGCGGGAGCTTGCGAGTACCGCGATCCCACCGATCGGGCGATAGTCTAGCGAACATCCACCGGGCCCTGTAGTGACGCGTGCTTCCCTCGTGGACACGAATCGCTGCGATCAATACGCCATCGCTGGATCGGAAATCCGATCACCCGCGAGACTCATGGTGGCTTTCAAAATCACCGCTTTCCCAGACACAGACGAACGACATCAATTAAGGTATAGGGGACACTAAACCACCCGACGACCACAGGCTCCCACACACGGTGTCCTGATGTACAGATCCCTTTTTTTGTTCGGCTGCACCATCGTGTTGATGTCCGCGCGCGCCGCGGACGCCGATGTCGTTTTGGACTGGAACGCCACCGCGAGCGATGTGCTGGTCGCTGACCAGACGTATCAAAATCCTGGGATGGCATCGCGAACCATGGCGATGGTCAACATTGCCATCCATGATGCGTTGGCGGCAAGCGGTGTGGGCAGCGGAACCTTCTATTCCTACAACAGCCTGCCGTCGACACAGTCGGCGTTGGCCAACGCAACGGCCGCAACCGCCGCCCACACGGTTCTGTCATCGATCTACTCTGGCCAACAGGGATCGCTGGACGCCGCACTGGATCAGGCCTTGGCCGGACACAGCATGGCCGACCGATCCACCGCAATGGCTGCCGGACAAGCCATCGGACAGACGGTCGTCGCCGCTCGTGCCAACGACGGCTTCAACACCAACGTGCAATACCAGCCGACCAACACGGTTGGCCATTGGCAGCCCGACCCGATCAACAGTTCACAACAGGCGTGGGGACCGAACTGGGGTGACGTCCAAACCTTTTGCCTGCCATCGGTCCAACCGTTCCTTCCTGCGGCGCCCCCGGCAATCACAAGCCAACAGTACGCCAGCGCTTTCAATGAAGTCAAATCACTGGGATCGGTAAACAGCACCGAACGGACGAAAGAGCAAACGGATATCGGCAAGTTCTGGGCCTATGACCGACTGGGGATGGGAACGCCGATGCGACTGTACAACCAAGCCCTTCGAAACATCGCCGAGTCGCAAATCAACGCCGAGGGACGCATCAATAACGTGTCGGAAAACGCCGACTTGTTTGCCAAAGCAACCGTCGCAATGGCGGACGCGGGCATCGTCGCTTGGAACGCAAAATTCGAACACGATCTGTGGCGTCCCGTGACGGGAATTCGCGAAGCAGACCAAGACGAGAATCCTGATACCGTGGCAGATCCAAACTGGACACCACTGGGTGCACCGGAGATCAATGGGCCCAACTTCACCCCGCCGTTCCCGACCTACATTTCAGGCCACGCGACGTTCGGCGGCGCAATGTTCACGACGATTGCCGAATTCTACGACACCAACGAAGTCACATTTTCTTTGGAAAGCGACGAACTTCCCGGCATGATTCGGACGTTTGATCGTCTGTCCGATGCGATGGCCGAAAACGGACGCAGCCGTGTCTACCTGGGCATCCACTGGAACTATGACGACACCGTTGGCCAAACCACGGGAGCCAACATCGCCCAGTTTATCACCAGCCAGCCGTTTACCGCCGCCGCTGTGCCCGAACCGAGCGGCCTGGCCATTTTGGTGGTCATCGGCATTCATGCGGCCAGGCGTCGACGACGCTAGCTTTGCGTCGCAATCCCAGCGTTTTTCGGGCCGGGTCTCTCTGCCGCGATCGTGCTCGGACTTTCCAAAACGCGAATTCGGGCGGTCGAGATGCTTCCGACGAAACCGCCTTTCTTTTGCTATGTTGATGGGGCATCGAAACATTTCACGCACGGAAGATTCGAAATGCCCAAGCATCAAACACTTCTCAATCGATTGATGAGCCAGTTTCCTGGTGGACTGGATGACGCACCGCCGCAGCTTCGCAAAGTGATTGAAACCGCTCTGCAGGAATCGGAGCAGGGCGATGACGAAATGCTTCGTGAACTGATCGATGTATTCGACGGAATCGACACCGGTGCATTGGTTGACTCCAGTGAGCCAGAAATGCCGCTGAGCGATCCGCAAGTCGCCGAAGCGATGCTTCAAGCTCGTGACGAGCTTGAGGACGCAGACGAACTGTACGCCTTCTTGACCGACCAAATCAAAACTTCGCCGAACAGTGTCGAATTGCATTACATGGCCGGCATGTACTGCGATGAAATCAAACAAGCATGTCGGCACTTTCGCGATGCCTGTGATGCCACCCGGCATCATGACGCAGAAACCGTCGCCACCGTGATGCCGGGCTATCGTGTCGAGATGGCACAGCGATTGTTTGACGCCATGAAACTAGATGACGTCTGCGACGTGCTGCTTCCGGTGGTCAACGAAGACTATGAGTCCGCACCCACCGCGATCGTCATGCTGATCGAGGCCCTGTTGCGGCTGGATCGCGATCAAGAACTCTCCGACATCTTGCAGGACATTGATCCGGATCCGTTCCCCATGGTCATGTACGCTCAAGCGTTGCTGGAGTATCGCCGTGCCGGCGACACGCGCCGCGGTCGTGCGTTGCTGAAGGCCGCGAATGCCTTGTTGCCCGAAGTCGCGATTCAGTGGATCGATCCGTCGTACGACGAATCCGACGATGAAGTGACGGATTTGACGGCGGAGTGTTTGCAGTACGCGATGAACATGACCCAAGGCGCCGTTGATTGGGTCCGTCAAACATTGGCCGACGTCATTCCAGAGTTTGCTGGACCGTCGAATGCCGGCGATTCGTCCGATGCATTGACATCAGACACGCCGTTATCCAAACGCATGCTGGCGGAATTGACCGACGAAGCCAAACAGGCTCCCGCGTCACAGCAATCGTGGCGACTGCTGCACGGCCCGGTCAAAGACAAACGATGCAACGATGCGGGCATTCACTACGTGGTAGTTCTGATCAATGACAGTGTGGACGACGAAGGTTCGCTAAGGTCCTGTCAAGTCTATCAAAGCAAACCGAAACCGGCGTTGCTGCGTGAAGTCCTTCTGCGTGGCATTGTCGATCCGATTTTGGGTCAGCCGGGACGGCCCGCTGAATTGATCTTCAGCACGAAAACCGATTGCAACAACTTAAAGACCCTTTCCGGAAAACTGGACATTGCTTGTGTCCACGAAGCTCACAACGTCATCGCGAAATACAGCATCAAAGGGATGTTGCAACAGGTCGCATCGATGATGTTGGACGATTTCAATCAGCATGGCGATGCCCCGCCGAACGCCACCAATGACGACGATGCCAAAATTTCCAATTTAACGCTGGACGATCTGCGGCGGGAATCCAGTGATCTGCCTCTGCGTGGCGAAGACCAGCAGTGGCTGGTCGGTATCTTTTCACCGCCTCTGTTCATCCATCATGGATCGGGTTCTGAGCGTGGTCGAACGGGTATCGTCATCAACAATGACGACGGAACCATCGTCGGCTTTGATTTGTCCATGACAGCGGCCAGTGACAACGAAGCGTTCGGC is from Crateriforma conspicua and encodes:
- a CDS encoding sialate O-acetylesterase, encoding MLMICGVVISEPAASADRYGQNVAANVQTNPVFRLLRDRCNKSRSILLYDGDQPAYSAAFFHAMGLHFMFRTVCFVAFLVTVVVVMVNLGTPCAAADYDVYLLAGQSNMDGRGLVSELPAEDQQTPIDRVIIFYRNVSGSSDGWQPLVPGFSIPPKYKGELPSPTFGPEIGFARIMTQDHPDRQIALIKGSKGGTSLRADWKPGIASNVESQGPRYRDFIETILVATQQLIDRGDQFHFRGMLWHQGESDAKSKTETYRQQLTHLIQRVREDVGVADLPVVVGEVFDNGQRDNVRAATQAVAANHPGVALVSSEGTTTSDPGTHFDTGSQLLLGKRYAEAMKTLLADQH
- a CDS encoding vanadium-dependent haloperoxidase — translated: MYRSLFLFGCTIVLMSARAADADVVLDWNATASDVLVADQTYQNPGMASRTMAMVNIAIHDALAASGVGSGTFYSYNSLPSTQSALANATAATAAHTVLSSIYSGQQGSLDAALDQALAGHSMADRSTAMAAGQAIGQTVVAARANDGFNTNVQYQPTNTVGHWQPDPINSSQQAWGPNWGDVQTFCLPSVQPFLPAAPPAITSQQYASAFNEVKSLGSVNSTERTKEQTDIGKFWAYDRLGMGTPMRLYNQALRNIAESQINAEGRINNVSENADLFAKATVAMADAGIVAWNAKFEHDLWRPVTGIREADQDENPDTVADPNWTPLGAPEINGPNFTPPFPTYISGHATFGGAMFTTIAEFYDTNEVTFSLESDELPGMIRTFDRLSDAMAENGRSRVYLGIHWNYDDTVGQTTGANIAQFITSQPFTAAAVPEPSGLAILVVIGIHAARRRRR
- a CDS encoding DUF7309 domain-containing protein produces the protein MPKHQTLLNRLMSQFPGGLDDAPPQLRKVIETALQESEQGDDEMLRELIDVFDGIDTGALVDSSEPEMPLSDPQVAEAMLQARDELEDADELYAFLTDQIKTSPNSVELHYMAGMYCDEIKQACRHFRDACDATRHHDAETVATVMPGYRVEMAQRLFDAMKLDDVCDVLLPVVNEDYESAPTAIVMLIEALLRLDRDQELSDILQDIDPDPFPMVMYAQALLEYRRAGDTRRGRALLKAANALLPEVAIQWIDPSYDESDDEVTDLTAECLQYAMNMTQGAVDWVRQTLADVIPEFAGPSNAGDSSDALTSDTPLSKRMLAELTDEAKQAPASQQSWRLLHGPVKDKRCNDAGIHYVVVLINDSVDDEGSLRSCQVYQSKPKPALLREVLLRGIVDPILGQPGRPAELIFSTKTDCNNLKTLSGKLDIACVHEAHNVIAKYSIKGMLQQVASMMLDDFNQHGDAPPNATNDDDAKISNLTLDDLRRESSDLPLRGEDQQWLVGIFSPPLFIHHGSGSERGRTGIVINNDDGTIVGFDLSMTAASDNEAFGLLLQTMRQPKVGQPGRPASIVFAPSCAPPGIGENDDWMMVGDDRLEQLFTEMIGDMLLAQSSVSRPLVKIDGITHDQLADLYDAAAEFYLAKPWHSVPGDTLITVYDDSTPGASNRVASVMGQMGQEFGINIFDDESAARALFESMDPTTIRGLAVNYGEARDCIPVDAWNLERYGWSLASPQAYPLITRIAADSQGPSYQCPDSADELLYLTRVLRTLPAYLNDQTPDPSFGLHYGRL